From a single Streptomyces sp. NBC_00377 genomic region:
- a CDS encoding DUF1062 domain-containing protein, whose amino-acid sequence MLENWVVVPTCLPVVLRRCHACASTRFRANGKFRVNANHKLLDAWLLVLCTECGATEKLTVLERANVRSVRPELLDRLHDNDPGLAAELLRDPVVRRRNRIALDWDGAWRLDTEGSDHLDHEVIDISVRFAARIPVRPVRLIAEGCALPRAEVERLITSGNLVSAVRLSGKLSGDFTFTLKR is encoded by the coding sequence GTGCTCGAAAACTGGGTGGTCGTGCCCACCTGCCTGCCCGTCGTCCTCCGCCGTTGTCACGCGTGCGCGTCGACGCGCTTCCGGGCGAACGGCAAATTCCGTGTCAACGCGAACCACAAGCTCCTCGACGCCTGGCTCCTCGTGCTCTGCACCGAGTGCGGGGCTACGGAGAAGCTGACGGTCCTGGAACGGGCGAACGTGCGCTCCGTGCGACCCGAGCTGCTGGACCGGCTGCATGACAACGACCCCGGACTGGCGGCCGAGCTGCTCCGGGATCCGGTCGTGCGGCGCCGCAATCGCATCGCCCTCGACTGGGACGGGGCCTGGCGTCTCGACACCGAGGGCTCGGACCACCTGGACCATGAGGTGATCGACATATCGGTCCGCTTCGCGGCGCGGATCCCGGTCCGGCCGGTGCGGCTCATCGCCGAAGGCTGCGCTCTCCCGCGGGCGGAGGTCGAGAGGCTGATCACGTCAGGGAATCTCGTGTCGGCGGTCCGGTTGAGCGGCAAGCTCTCCGGCGACTTCACCTTCACGCTCAAGCGCTGA
- a CDS encoding STAS domain-containing protein: MTDNQETGRAERLSAERSMVGGIHVVTLRGEIDHDVKDALSEALLSRDGEGDGGDEGHRIVADLSGVTFLDSSGINVFVQVHQQLSAARGWLRLAAAQESVARVVQLVGLDAVLPCHSTVEQALAA, encoded by the coding sequence GTGACCGACAACCAGGAAACGGGCCGAGCGGAGCGGCTGTCCGCCGAGCGCTCGATGGTCGGCGGCATCCATGTCGTGACCCTGCGCGGCGAAATCGACCACGACGTCAAGGACGCCCTGAGCGAGGCGCTTCTGTCCCGGGACGGCGAGGGTGACGGGGGCGACGAGGGGCATCGGATCGTGGCGGACCTCAGTGGCGTGACGTTCCTGGACTCGAGCGGCATCAACGTCTTCGTCCAGGTCCACCAGCAGCTCAGCGCCGCCCGGGGGTGGCTGCGCCTGGCGGCCGCCCAGGAGTCGGTGGCACGGGTCGTCCAGCTCGTCGGCCTGGACGCGGTCCTTCCCTGCCACAGCACGGTCGAACAGGCCCTGGCGGCGTGA
- a CDS encoding ATP-binding protein, giving the protein MLVGPRSDDEDCTRPGPHLMQAVHALGGGDGCIAQARHRAVDFLTRARDEHGLDVSTRAMDLTQLVVSELVTNARKYAPGPAVMELRVTGAFVEVVVRDDDPTVPTAGAADPDRVGQHGLEIVKAVAQEFLIERQQVGKRVTARIALADTLAAAPPRAG; this is encoded by the coding sequence ATGCTGGTGGGACCGCGATCGGACGACGAGGACTGTACGAGGCCCGGCCCGCACCTGATGCAGGCCGTACACGCCCTGGGCGGAGGTGACGGATGCATAGCTCAGGCCCGCCACCGGGCCGTCGACTTCCTCACCCGGGCCCGGGACGAGCACGGCCTCGACGTCTCCACGCGGGCCATGGACCTGACCCAGCTGGTGGTCAGTGAGCTGGTCACGAACGCCCGCAAGTACGCGCCGGGCCCGGCGGTCATGGAGCTGCGTGTCACCGGCGCCTTCGTGGAGGTCGTGGTCCGCGACGACGACCCCACCGTGCCGACGGCCGGGGCCGCCGACCCCGACCGGGTCGGTCAGCACGGGCTGGAGATCGTCAAAGCCGTCGCCCAGGAATTCCTCATCGAGCGGCAGCAGGTCGGCAAGCGCGTCACCGCCCGCATCGCCCTGGCCGACACGCTCGCGGCGGCACCGCCGCGAGCCGGCTGA
- a CDS encoding alpha-N-acetylglucosaminidase, translating into MHDNRGDLDLAGITRRRILTGAVALGGAALLTSPQGAYAVGGAPFDTAPAAAALKRLLPDHHRQITLRALHDDTDRFRVSGRAGHLTVEATSPAVLLAGLHTYLRRTAHAFVSWTGEQLNLPSTLPAPAEEITGTADVPHRFAFNDTNEGYTNAYRDWNAWQRELDVLALHGVNRVLVYIGGDAVYYDTFRRFGYSDAALRAWIPAPAHQPWWLLQNMSGFGGPVSRQLVERRAALAGRIVDRIRDLGMTPVLPGYYGSVPHDFPARHGGDAAVVAQGTWGAFERPDWLDPRTKAFAEVAATFYRAQSERFGDSTMYKMDLLHEGGNPGDVPVDEAARAVEAALQKAHPGAVWAILGWQNNPSRALLDGVDKSRMLIVDGLSDRYTTVTDRESDWGGTPYAFGSIWNFGGHTPIGANAPDWVEQYPKWRDREGSSLAGIAAMPEAADNNAPALALLTDLAWTPGTIDLDDWFAAYALSRYGGPDRHAAAAWQTIRDTAYNMSRADAWSEAPDGLFGARPSLTANKAAAWGPEKDRYDTTVFDTALTELLAVRTGLRDSSAYRYDVVDVARQVLSNRSRVLLPQIRAAHQAGEKVLFGRLTRTWLAWMDLLDDLLAASGQHLLGRWLADARSWGADRAEKDRLEYDVRSLITTWGGRVSSEEGLHDYANREWAGLVGGLYRTRWKTYFDALVTGEDPASIDWFALEDRWAHAHETHPTRPHGSPYALARRVRDLLAATPHQAALTAATDRGAVAEGAPATITVAFTNRNGFATARGVTLSVTAPEGLAVKALDPVRTALVVSGGTFTARFEVSLAGAPKHLVGQVVAAAAYAGGGKAVAPVRLVAAAGVGAPYRTVSFNDAVFGQAGTEIAVEGAGADMWGATDEFGAVYRAGAYGDGTVAEVTVTSQDATGGWARAGIVVRDDLGVRGSSGCVNLAVTPSNGCALSWDADGDGRFDSIALSGSFTAPVRLRLTRTGASYTGQASTDGVTWTTVGTAAPRGAAFAQDVGVFMTAANGWTGTRGIATFEGFTVT; encoded by the coding sequence ATGCACGACAACCGAGGCGACCTCGACCTCGCCGGTATCACCCGCAGACGGATCCTCACGGGCGCGGTCGCGCTGGGCGGCGCCGCGCTGCTGACCAGCCCGCAGGGCGCGTACGCGGTCGGCGGAGCCCCGTTCGACACCGCTCCCGCCGCGGCCGCGCTGAAGCGACTGCTTCCCGACCACCACCGGCAGATCACCCTGCGGGCCCTCCACGACGACACCGACCGCTTCCGGGTGTCCGGCCGGGCCGGGCACCTCACGGTGGAGGCCACCAGCCCCGCGGTGCTGCTCGCCGGGCTGCACACCTACCTGCGGCGGACCGCACACGCCTTCGTCTCCTGGACGGGCGAGCAACTGAACCTGCCGAGCACGCTCCCCGCGCCCGCCGAGGAGATCACGGGAACGGCCGACGTGCCGCACCGCTTCGCCTTCAACGACACCAACGAGGGCTACACCAACGCCTACCGCGACTGGAACGCCTGGCAGCGCGAGCTGGACGTGCTGGCCCTGCACGGAGTCAACCGGGTCCTGGTGTACATCGGCGGCGACGCGGTGTACTACGACACCTTCCGGCGCTTCGGCTACTCCGACGCCGCGCTGCGCGCCTGGATCCCGGCCCCCGCCCACCAGCCCTGGTGGCTGCTCCAGAACATGTCGGGTTTCGGCGGGCCGGTCTCCCGGCAGCTCGTCGAGCGACGTGCCGCACTCGCCGGGAGGATCGTCGACCGCATACGCGACCTGGGCATGACGCCGGTCCTGCCGGGCTACTACGGCAGCGTCCCCCACGACTTCCCCGCCCGGCACGGCGGGGACGCCGCGGTGGTGGCGCAGGGCACCTGGGGCGCCTTCGAACGCCCGGACTGGCTCGACCCGCGCACGAAGGCCTTCGCCGAGGTGGCCGCCACCTTCTACCGCGCCCAGTCGGAGCGGTTCGGCGACAGCACGATGTACAAGATGGACCTGCTGCACGAGGGCGGCAACCCCGGTGACGTCCCGGTGGACGAGGCCGCGCGGGCTGTCGAGGCGGCGCTCCAGAAAGCGCACCCGGGGGCCGTCTGGGCGATCCTGGGATGGCAGAACAACCCCTCCAGGGCGCTGCTCGACGGTGTCGACAAGAGCCGGATGCTGATCGTGGACGGACTCTCGGACCGCTACACCACCGTGACCGACCGGGAGAGCGACTGGGGCGGCACGCCGTACGCCTTCGGCAGCATCTGGAACTTCGGCGGCCACACCCCGATCGGCGCCAACGCCCCGGACTGGGTGGAGCAGTACCCCAAGTGGCGTGACCGAGAGGGAAGTTCACTCGCCGGTATCGCGGCGATGCCGGAGGCCGCCGACAACAACGCACCCGCCCTCGCCCTGCTCACCGACCTGGCCTGGACGCCCGGCACCATCGATCTGGACGACTGGTTCGCGGCGTACGCCCTCTCCCGCTACGGAGGGCCCGACCGGCATGCCGCCGCGGCCTGGCAGACGATCCGCGACACGGCGTACAACATGTCCCGAGCGGACGCCTGGAGCGAGGCGCCCGACGGCCTGTTCGGCGCCCGTCCGAGCCTGACAGCGAACAAGGCCGCCGCCTGGGGGCCGGAGAAGGACCGCTACGACACCACGGTCTTCGACACCGCGCTCACGGAACTCCTCGCCGTGCGCACCGGGTTGAGGGACAGCTCGGCCTACCGGTACGACGTCGTCGACGTGGCCCGCCAGGTCCTGTCCAACCGCAGCCGTGTGCTGCTGCCGCAGATCAGGGCCGCGCACCAAGCCGGGGAGAAGGTCCTGTTCGGCAGGTTGACCAGGACCTGGCTGGCCTGGATGGACCTCCTCGACGACCTGCTGGCGGCCTCCGGTCAGCACCTGCTCGGGCGGTGGCTCGCCGACGCGCGCTCCTGGGGCGCCGACCGGGCCGAGAAGGACCGCCTGGAGTACGACGTCCGCTCTCTCATCACGACCTGGGGCGGACGCGTGAGCAGCGAGGAGGGCCTGCACGACTACGCGAACCGGGAGTGGGCGGGGCTGGTCGGCGGTCTGTACCGCACCCGCTGGAAGACGTACTTCGACGCGCTCGTCACGGGAGAGGACCCGGCGTCGATCGACTGGTTCGCCCTGGAGGACCGCTGGGCACATGCGCACGAGACGCACCCGACCCGGCCCCACGGCTCGCCGTACGCCCTGGCCCGCCGCGTGCGCGACCTGCTCGCCGCCACCCCCCACCAGGCGGCCCTCACCGCCGCGACCGACCGTGGAGCGGTGGCCGAGGGCGCGCCCGCGACCATCACGGTCGCCTTCACCAACAGGAACGGGTTTGCGACGGCACGGGGGGTGACGCTCTCCGTCACGGCTCCCGAGGGCCTGGCGGTGAAAGCCCTCGACCCGGTACGGACGGCGTTGGTCGTCTCCGGCGGGACGTTCACCGCTCGCTTCGAGGTCTCGCTGGCGGGTGCGCCGAAGCACCTCGTCGGCCAGGTCGTCGCAGCGGCGGCGTACGCCGGCGGCGGCAAGGCGGTCGCTCCGGTACGGCTGGTGGCGGCGGCCGGGGTCGGCGCCCCGTACCGCACGGTCTCCTTCAACGACGCCGTGTTCGGCCAGGCCGGTACGGAGATCGCCGTGGAGGGCGCCGGCGCCGACATGTGGGGCGCGACCGACGAGTTCGGGGCCGTGTACCGGGCCGGCGCGTACGGCGACGGCACCGTGGCCGAGGTGACGGTCACCTCCCAGGACGCGACCGGGGGCTGGGCCCGGGCCGGCATCGTCGTCCGCGACGACCTCGGGGTCCGGGGAAGCTCGGGCTGTGTGAATCTGGCGGTCACACCGTCCAACGGCTGCGCGCTGAGTTGGGACGCCGACGGAGACGGCCGTTTCGACTCGATCGCGCTGTCCGGCTCCTTCACCGCTCCGGTGCGGCTACGGCTGACCAGGACCGGCGCCTCGTACACCGGTCAGGCCAGCACGGACGGCGTCACCTGGACCACGGTGGGCACGGCCGCGCCGCGCGGCGCGGCCTTCGCCCAGGACGTCGGGGTCTTCATGACCGCGGCCAACGGCTGGACCGGCACACGGGGCATCGCCACCTTCGAGGGATTCACGGTGACCTGA